In Pongo abelii isolate AG06213 chromosome X, NHGRI_mPonAbe1-v2.0_pri, whole genome shotgun sequence, one DNA window encodes the following:
- the CENPVL3 gene encoding centromere protein V-like protein 3 — protein MGVAGWARARESAGAMGRVRNRATAQRRRRKRPGDPPAACAAIAVMGASRAQCPRVQVGVGSHAAAKRWLGRLRRNRRWRRVREAGSRDPLPSAPLPDLPAPAESPKELDLGAQRERWETFRKLWGLSCEGAAKVLLDTFEYPGLVHHTGGCHCGAVRFAVWAPADLRVVDCSCRLCRKKQHRHFVVPASRFTLLQGAESIVTYRSNTHPALHSFCSRCGVQSFHAAVSDPRVYGVAPHCLDEGTVRSVVIEEVGGGDPGEEAAEEHKAIHKTSSQSAPACPREQEQ, from the coding sequence ATGGGGGTAGCGGGCTGGGCACGCGCTCGGGAGTCTGCAGGCGCCATGGGCAGAGTGAGGAACCGCGCCACTGCTCAGCGGCGGAGGCGAAAGCGGCCCGGGGATCCTCCCGCCGCCTGCGCGGCCATCGCGGTCATGGGCGCCAGCCGCGCGCAGTGCCCCCGGGTCCAAGTCGGGGTCGGGAGCCACGCGGCCGCCAAGAGGTGGCTGGGAAGGTTGCGGCGGAATCGCCGGTGGCGGCGGGTCCGGGAGGCGGGCTCCAGAGATCCGCTGCCCTCCGCGCCACTCCCGGACCTGCCGGCGCCCGCCGAGTCCCCTAAGGAGCTGGACCTGGGCGCACAGCGGGAGCGCTGGGAGACGTTCAGGAAGCTGTGGGGCCTCAGCTGCGAGGGCGCCGCCAAGGTCCTGCTGGACACCTTCGAGTACCCGGGCCTCGTGCATCACACCGGGGGCTGCCACTGCGGCGCGGTCCGCTTTGCGGTCTGGGCCCCTGCAGATCTGCGCGTCGTGGATTGCagctgcaggctgtgcaggaagaaGCAGCACCGCCACTTCGTCGTCCCGGCCTCGCGCTTCACGCTGCTCCAGGGCGCAGAAAGCATCGTCACCTATCGGTCCAACACGCACCCGGCGCTGCACAGCTTCTGCAGCAGGTGCGGGGTGCAGAGTTTCCACGCAGCTGTCTCTGACCCCCGCGTGTACGGCGTCGCCCCGCACTGCCTGGACGAGGGCACCGTGCGCAGCGTGGTCATCGAGGAGGTCGGCGGTGGCGACCCGGGGGAGGAGGCCGCCGAGGAGCACAAGGCCATCCACAAGACGTCCTCCCAGTCAGCCCCTGCCTGTCCCCGCGAACAGGAGCAGTGA